The following are from one region of the Bacteroidales bacterium genome:
- a CDS encoding T9SS type A sorting domain-containing protein encodes MKKIFLFFFITALSASLFAQAVDHFVNVDSEWYTARIYPNPSPEDPYFVQTKSTHYGFIGDTLINNEIWVKMYSSWDTLFYLELHFQGFIHSSDGIVVFRDVYNNLDTLYNFNLNVGDSVFYDFGFNSTNVAIIDIDSILINGVYFKRFYFDEPFENTTFEFLNEIWIEGIGSVHGPLFPHQPELFSSEIPDKRDLTCSFTNGFQYFNNPSYDDCFINIILGIEKLPNNEFDVYPNPFKNVITIENANFEYGVTNVTIYNILGNKIYSEKIMNNKQSIVLEHLPIGVYYVRINQGNKYQTKAVIKLY; translated from the coding sequence ATGAAAAAGATTTTTCTCTTCTTCTTTATCACTGCCTTGTCAGCCTCTTTATTTGCGCAAGCTGTCGACCATTTCGTAAATGTGGATTCTGAGTGGTATACTGCAAGGATCTATCCAAATCCAAGTCCTGAAGATCCGTACTTTGTTCAAACAAAATCAACACATTATGGATTCATTGGCGACACGTTAATAAACAATGAAATCTGGGTAAAAATGTACTCTTCATGGGATACTTTATTCTATTTAGAATTACATTTTCAAGGATTTATCCATTCTTCAGACGGCATTGTAGTTTTCAGAGATGTTTACAATAATCTTGACACACTTTATAATTTTAATTTAAATGTTGGCGATAGCGTATTCTATGATTTTGGATTTAATTCAACTAATGTTGCTATCATTGACATTGATAGTATCTTGATAAATGGGGTTTACTTTAAAAGATTTTATTTCGATGAACCTTTTGAAAACACTACTTTCGAGTTTTTGAATGAGATTTGGATTGAGGGAATTGGTAGTGTTCACGGACCTCTTTTTCCACATCAACCTGAATTATTTAGTTCGGAAATTCCCGACAAACGTGATTTGACATGTTCATTCACCAATGGATTTCAATATTTTAATAATCCATCCTATGATGATTGTTTCATTAATATTATTCTTGGAATTGAAAAGCTACCAAACAATGAATTTGATGTTTATCCTAATCCTTTCAAAAATGTTATAACTATTGAAAATGCAAATTTTGAATATGGGGTTACAAATGTTACTATATATAATATTTTAGGCAATAAAATATATTCAGAAAAGATAATGAATAATAAGCAAAGTATAGTTCTGGAGCATTTACCCATTGGTGTTTATTATGTTAGAATTAATCAAGGAAATAAATATCAAACGAAGGCGGTAATCAAATTGTACTAA